A single window of Sphingobacteriales bacterium DNA harbors:
- a CDS encoding enoyl-CoA hydratase/isomerase family protein: MEYIHIIKKENYAIIEMKRGKSNPINQQFVTEFNQSLQEILENEDIDGAVIVGQERFFSAGLDIPELFQYNGAEFNKFWRSFMHMILSLSKFNKPLVAAITGHAPAGGCIIANGCDYRVMAEGEYKIGLNEIPVGIIVPRGVYAQYSVWLGSKNAYQYLMEGKLYSPAHAKEIGLVDEVVPMEMVLEKAEQKLKQYLQYEQNGWRTTKSQLRKHVIITMESLSEDEMNLFQQQWWSEPVRKMMHQFIEKLKK; this comes from the coding sequence ATGGAATACATACATATCATAAAAAAAGAAAACTACGCCATAATAGAAATGAAAAGAGGAAAATCAAATCCTATCAATCAACAATTTGTTACAGAATTTAATCAATCATTACAAGAAATACTAGAAAATGAAGACATTGATGGTGCTGTTATTGTTGGGCAAGAACGTTTCTTTTCTGCTGGCTTAGATATTCCAGAACTATTTCAATATAATGGCGCAGAATTCAATAAATTTTGGAGAAGTTTTATGCATATGATATTAAGTTTATCAAAATTCAACAAACCATTGGTTGCTGCAATTACAGGACATGCACCAGCTGGTGGTTGTATTATTGCAAATGGATGCGACTATAGAGTAATGGCTGAAGGTGAATATAAAATTGGATTAAATGAAATTCCTGTAGGAATTATTGTACCACGTGGTGTGTATGCACAATACAGTGTATGGTTGGGCAGCAAAAATGCCTATCAATATTTGATGGAAGGAAAATTGTATTCTCCAGCACATGCCAAAGAAATTGGATTAGTTGATGAAGTGGTACCTATGGAAATGGTATTAGAAAAAGCTGAGCAAAAGCTTAAGCAATATTTACAATACGAACAAAATGGCTGGAGAACAACAAAATCTCAATTAAGAAAACATGTGATTATTACAATGGAAAGTTTATCAGAAGATGAGATGAATTTATTTCAACAGCAATGGTGGAGCGAACCTGTACGAAAAATGATGCATCAATTCATAGAAAAACTAAAGAAGTAA